The genomic DNA CGGCCTCAAAGAGAAACATCACAAGAAATAAGTGCAAGAGTGAACGCACTGAGAGAGATAGCGGGATATACCTGTCTTGCCTCATCGAGCTCGGCTCGGGCCGGGTGTTCACAGTAAGCTAGCGTGCATGACTCCTCCCATTGAACTGCCCCTGAATTCTGCTGATCAGTCCTTCGATGACGGTGAAACCCGAGTGGAGCGGACAATAACGTCGGCAGGAACACGGATTATCACGCAGACGGTCCCTGCCACAGCCTCGGTGGGGGTGAGCCTCTGGGTTCCGGTGGGGTCTCGGGATGAAACTCCGGTGAGGGCTGGGTCCACACATTTCCTTGAGCACCTCCTCTTCAAGGGCACACCGAAACGATCCGCCTTGGATATCGCGATTGCTTTCGACAGCGTTGGTGGTGAGTCGAACGCGGAAACTGCACGTGAACACACGGCCTACTGGGCGCGTGTCCTGGGTGAAGATCAGGACATGGCGATTCGTGTGCTCACCGACATGGTGGCAGATTCGCTTCTGCGGCCGGTGGACTTCAACATGGAACGCGGAGTGATCCTCGATGAACTTGCAATGTCTGAGGACTCACCGACAGGAGTGGTTCATGATGCCTTCCAACGGGCGGTCCACGGTGACACCCCCATCGGTTTGCCGGTCGGGGGAACCCCTGAGGCGATCCGTGAAGTTGACCGTGACGAGGTGTGGAACCATTACCGTGAGAACTACGGCCCAGATGCCCTCATCGTTGCGGTCACGGGCAAGGTCGAGCACGAACAGGTTGTTGAAATCGTTGACCAGGCGCTGAGGGAATCCTCGTGGAAGGAACTCCTTGGACGCCCACAGGCTCCCCGGGAGCGCCGCTCAACGACGCCGATGCCGATCCCCGCCCACGACAGAGAAATTGTCCGCGAGCGCGACGTTGAGCAAGCCCATCTCATCGTTGGCTGCGAAGGCCTCAAAGCCCTTGACGATGACGGCCCCGTCATGTCGGTGCTGCTGTCGGTTCTGGGTGGGTCGATGTCGTCACGTCTTTTCCAGGAGGTCCGCGAAAAGCGGGGCCTGGCGTACACGACGTACGCGTTTGAGACGTCGTATTCGGATGCGGGAACATTCGGCATGTACGCGGGGACTTCCCCGGATCGCCTCGACGAGGTTGAACGTATTATGCTCGCTCAGCTTGAGGACCTCGCGTCCACCGGTCCCAGTGAGGATGAGCTTGCGCGCGTGCGTGGTCAGGTGCGTGGGGGAGTGGCCCTTGGTCTTGAAGACAACTGGTCTCGGATGATGCGGCTTGGCCGCGCGGAAATTAACGGCCGCTATCGCACGGTTGAGGAAACCCTGGAAGCCATCAACGCGGTGACGACTCAGCAGGTGCGGGACTTGGCGTCCGTCCTCGTTAATAAGCCACGTTCGCGTGCGGTGGTTCTGCCGAAGAAATAGGGACGAGGACGAGGTGGCGCGCGGTGCCCACGTGAGGCCAACGTTCCACATCGGGGACGCTTGGCCGACGGGACCTGCACGTGGGAGACACTGGGAGAAGAACACGAGCGCGAAACAGGCGCGGAAAGTAGGCAGCATGATTTCGGTGGCAGTGACCGGCGCGAAGGGACGTATGGGATCGACAGTTGTCGGTGCCGTGGAAGCAGCGGATGACATGCGTGTCGTCGCTCAGCTGGATGCGGGGGACACGATCTGCCCGGAGTCTTTGGGGGGAGCGGACGTGGCCGTGGATTTTTCGACGCCCGCAGTCACCGAAGCAAATGTTCACGCGTTGCTTGACGCCGGTGTCCACGTGGTTGTTGGGACAACCGGGTGGACTGCTCAATCGTATGAGCGGGTACGTGAGCATGCTGAGCGCGCTGGGCGCAGCGTCCTCATTGCGCCGAACTTCGCGATGTCAGCGGTCTTGGCAATGAAGTTCGCGCAGCTGGCGGCCCCCTATTTTGAGTCCGCTGAAATCATCGAGATGCATCACCCGAACAAAGTGGACGCTCCCTCTGGCACCGCGATCGCCACAGCCAAAGGGATCGCGGCTGCGCGGCACAACGCGGGCTCAGGAGCTGTCCCCGATGCCACCGAAACAGACCCTGAGGGTGCTCGCGGGGCTCGGATCGACGGTATTCCCGTGCACGCCGTGCGGTTGCGTGGGTTGACGGCGTCGGAAGAAATTCTCCTGGGAAACGAGGGCGAGCAGCTGGTGATTCGCACGGATTCCTTCGATCGTGTGTCTTTCATGCCCGGGGTGCTTCTGGGGATCCGGCGTGTTGGCGAACGTCCCGGCTTGACCGTCGGCCTCGACAAGGTCATGGAACTATGACGGACCGGGAACAGTCACGCGGAGACGACAGTCATTCCCGCGGCCACGAGGGTCAGCCGAAACCGGGAGCTGACCGGAGTGTACGCCCGGCGGTTAAAGGTGACGCGCACGCCATTGCGCGTATCCAATTCGCTGAACTTGCCGAGGTCTTCCGCGTAACCCGAGGGAGGGCACCCGGTGATGCGCAGCGCAACGCGCTCATTGACGCATGGGGAGCAGCTCTTGAGGTGCCCACACCCCCGGGGGTTCGACTGCTCGTTGCATTGCACGGACAGGGGATCGCGGGCTTTGCCTTTGCGGTCCCTGCGCCCCCGGTTGAGGTGGATGGGGAACGCCTGGATGCGGGAACTGAGATCGCTGAACTCAGTGTTGACGCGGATTTCCGGCGCTCGGGTCACGGGTCACGTCTGCTCCACGCCCTCGCTGACACGTCTCACACCCCGAACCTGCGGGTATGGATCGGCGTAGACGATGAAGCTCGGCAACGGTTCTATCGTTCCTCGGGGTTCGCCCC from Schaalia sp. ZJ405 includes the following:
- a CDS encoding M16 family metallopeptidase, coding for MTPPIELPLNSADQSFDDGETRVERTITSAGTRIITQTVPATASVGVSLWVPVGSRDETPVRAGSTHFLEHLLFKGTPKRSALDIAIAFDSVGGESNAETAREHTAYWARVLGEDQDMAIRVLTDMVADSLLRPVDFNMERGVILDELAMSEDSPTGVVHDAFQRAVHGDTPIGLPVGGTPEAIREVDRDEVWNHYRENYGPDALIVAVTGKVEHEQVVEIVDQALRESSWKELLGRPQAPRERRSTTPMPIPAHDREIVRERDVEQAHLIVGCEGLKALDDDGPVMSVLLSVLGGSMSSRLFQEVREKRGLAYTTYAFETSYSDAGTFGMYAGTSPDRLDEVERIMLAQLEDLASTGPSEDELARVRGQVRGGVALGLEDNWSRMMRLGRAEINGRYRTVEETLEAINAVTTQQVRDLASVLVNKPRSRAVVLPKK
- the dapB gene encoding 4-hydroxy-tetrahydrodipicolinate reductase, translating into MISVAVTGAKGRMGSTVVGAVEAADDMRVVAQLDAGDTICPESLGGADVAVDFSTPAVTEANVHALLDAGVHVVVGTTGWTAQSYERVREHAERAGRSVLIAPNFAMSAVLAMKFAQLAAPYFESAEIIEMHHPNKVDAPSGTAIATAKGIAAARHNAGSGAVPDATETDPEGARGARIDGIPVHAVRLRGLTASEEILLGNEGEQLVIRTDSFDRVSFMPGVLLGIRRVGERPGLTVGLDKVMEL
- a CDS encoding GNAT family N-acetyltransferase; this encodes MTDREQSRGDDSHSRGHEGQPKPGADRSVRPAVKGDAHAIARIQFAELAEVFRVTRGRAPGDAQRNALIDAWGAALEVPTPPGVRLLVALHGQGIAGFAFAVPAPPVEVDGERLDAGTEIAELSVDADFRRSGHGSRLLHALADTSHTPNLRVWIGVDDEARQRFYRSSGFAPAGLRRVLELADEDPAGHASDSAETTGNADAQAQRKDNESANPPESKTLTQHLWWAQNPKFSANPSV